From the genome of Flavobacterium luteolum, one region includes:
- a CDS encoding RNA polymerase sigma factor, with protein sequence MADLHTPDALLVKNYVDGSEAALATLIKRHESKIYGFIYSKIADRDISNDIFQDTFIKVIKTLKSNSYNEEGKFLPWVMRISHNLIVDHFRKTKKMPMYRETEEFSIFSIMSDDALTIEGKMIVDQVEIDLKKLIEELPEDQKEVLVMRMYQDMSFKEISEVTGVSINTALGRMRYALMNLRKIIEKHQIILTN encoded by the coding sequence ATGGCTGATCTGCATACTCCAGACGCTCTATTAGTAAAAAATTATGTTGACGGTAGCGAAGCTGCACTGGCAACATTAATAAAAAGGCACGAATCTAAGATATATGGTTTTATATATTCTAAGATTGCTGATAGAGATATTTCAAATGATATTTTTCAAGACACATTCATTAAAGTTATTAAAACTTTAAAAAGCAATTCGTATAATGAAGAAGGTAAATTCTTGCCTTGGGTAATGCGTATTTCTCATAACTTAATCGTAGATCATTTTCGAAAAACTAAGAAAATGCCAATGTACAGAGAAACAGAAGAGTTTTCTATTTTCTCTATTATGTCAGACGATGCATTGACAATAGAAGGCAAAATGATTGTAGACCAAGTCGAGATTGATTTAAAAAAACTAATCGAAGAACTTCCAGAAGATCAAAAAGAAGTACTGGTAATGCGTATGTATCAGGATATGAGTTTTAAAGAAATCTCAGAAGTAACTGGCGTAAGCATCAATACTGCACTAGGGAGAATGCGTTATGCGTTAATGAATTTGAGAAAAATAATAGAAAAACATCAAATTATTTTAACCAACTAA